Proteins found in one Chloroflexota bacterium genomic segment:
- a CDS encoding AbrB/MazE/SpoVT family DNA-binding domain-containing protein, with translation MKERVKQRRRGYTRVSAKHQVTLPVETLRGAGLRTGDALRAEVRGPGEVLLILDADPVTTFAGALTGVFEPGDLDELRDEWD, from the coding sequence ATGAAGGAACGAGTCAAGCAACGCCGCCGCGGTTACACGCGTGTCAGCGCGAAGCACCAGGTGACGCTCCCGGTCGAGACCCTTCGTGGCGCGGGATTGCGCACGGGTGACGCGCTCCGTGCTGAGGTGCGTGGTCCGGGCGAGGTCCTTCTGATTCTCGATGCCGACCCCGTGACGACGTTCGCGGGCGCGCTCACCGGGGTCTTCGAGCCTGGTGATCTTGACGAGCTGCGCGACGAATGGGACTGA
- a CDS encoding putative DNA binding domain-containing protein: MTPLSEVLERVRNGALPRDFESDALEFKEEASADPRRSLETLADAVVCLANAEGGTLVFGVANGRAGVDAFRGVSTKLTIDTIRRGIFDRTRPSLSVPVYEFLQGPARLIEITVPKGAVFYANTAGTATRRVGSECRPFPPEEQRQAMAARGQSDWSAESSDVGPEALAVDEVARVRRLLVLAGREDFARTEERKLIRDLRLMNSRGKLTRAGLLILGEPDAIAATIPNHGFAYQYRSSPGSESSARFRSNRPILAAVESLLDAVAVRSRVHPLSASGGVQIQIQDYPAEAIRELVVNALVHRDYELNGAVEIEHSPDSLAVTSPGGLVFGITPENILTHPSTPRNRLLLETVTALQVAERTGQGIDRAYRALLRTGKEPPAISDDGDRVRVLVPGGTGNDAFARFVAELDPELAGDVDILLALSHLRDARRVGATTLARLVQRSPSEAQSVLERMAHAGLVEPTRRTASRVLPTYVLTGRSLASLGRAVKYHVRRVDETERKIADHVREYGHVTNQTLRRLFDLDVAGARDLLRALQLRGVLVKLDQGRGGPGIRYGPGPQVRPDESRRPRSEPGRDAEVEQLVLDIDAAPAEEQSSRLAAETRVRVI; this comes from the coding sequence GTGACTCCCCTATCAGAGGTTCTGGAGCGCGTCCGGAATGGCGCCCTCCCTCGAGACTTCGAGTCGGACGCGCTCGAGTTCAAGGAGGAGGCGTCGGCCGACCCAAGAAGGTCCCTCGAGACACTGGCGGACGCTGTCGTGTGCCTCGCCAATGCCGAGGGCGGGACGCTCGTCTTCGGCGTCGCGAACGGGCGCGCAGGCGTTGATGCCTTTCGAGGAGTCTCGACCAAACTCACTATCGACACCATCCGACGCGGGATCTTCGATCGGACGCGACCGTCGCTATCAGTGCCCGTGTATGAGTTCTTGCAAGGGCCAGCGCGCCTCATCGAAATCACCGTGCCGAAGGGTGCGGTCTTCTACGCAAACACAGCCGGGACGGCCACGCGTCGAGTGGGCAGCGAATGTCGGCCGTTCCCGCCCGAGGAGCAGCGACAGGCGATGGCTGCCCGGGGACAGTCGGACTGGTCGGCCGAGTCCAGCGATGTAGGGCCAGAAGCCTTGGCAGTCGATGAGGTTGCCCGGGTGCGGCGGCTCCTCGTGCTTGCTGGCCGCGAAGACTTCGCTCGGACTGAGGAGCGCAAGCTGATCCGCGACCTTCGCCTCATGAACAGTCGCGGAAAGCTGACGCGGGCTGGCCTCCTGATCCTCGGCGAGCCCGACGCCATCGCAGCGACCATTCCGAACCACGGCTTCGCCTACCAGTACCGGTCGAGCCCCGGAAGCGAATCCTCGGCACGCTTCCGCTCCAATCGCCCGATCCTAGCGGCCGTCGAGTCGCTGCTTGATGCGGTTGCCGTCCGCAGCCGCGTGCATCCGCTCAGCGCATCGGGCGGCGTCCAGATTCAGATCCAGGATTACCCCGCGGAGGCGATACGGGAGCTCGTTGTCAACGCCCTCGTCCACCGCGACTACGAACTCAACGGAGCGGTAGAGATCGAGCACTCACCCGACTCGCTTGCGGTGACAAGTCCCGGCGGACTCGTATTTGGCATTACGCCCGAAAACATCCTGACTCACCCCTCGACCCCCCGGAACCGACTGCTGCTCGAGACCGTGACAGCGCTGCAGGTTGCGGAGCGAACGGGGCAAGGGATCGATCGCGCATACCGCGCGCTGCTGCGGACTGGGAAGGAGCCGCCCGCGATCTCGGACGATGGCGACCGAGTCCGAGTGCTCGTCCCGGGCGGGACTGGTAACGACGCATTCGCACGATTCGTAGCCGAGCTTGACCCTGAACTAGCCGGCGACGTTGACATCCTCCTAGCCCTGTCGCATCTGCGGGATGCGCGTCGTGTCGGGGCCACTACTCTGGCTCGACTGGTGCAGCGTTCACCCAGCGAGGCACAGAGTGTCCTGGAACGCATGGCGCACGCTGGGCTGGTCGAGCCAACCAGGCGTACCGCCTCCCGCGTGCTCCCGACATATGTCCTGACTGGTCGCTCACTCGCCAGCCTCGGTCGAGCCGTTAAGTACCACGTGCGGCGGGTCGACGAGACGGAACGGAAGATTGCCGATCACGTCCGTGAGTACGGGCACGTCACCAATCAGACGCTGAGGCGGCTTTTCGATCTAGACGTTGCCGGTGCCCGTGACCTGCTTCGCGCCCTGCAGCTGCGCGGTGTACTCGTGAAGCTCGATCAAGGTCGTGGTGGCCCAGGCATCCGATACGGTCCGGGCCCACAGGTCCGTCCAGACGAGTCGCGGCGGCCGCGATCCGAGCCGGGCCGCGACGCAGAGGTCGAGCAACTCGTCCTCGATATCGATGCGGCCCCGGCGGAAGAACAATCGTCGCGGCTAGCCGCTGAGACCCGGGTGCGGGTGATCTGA
- a CDS encoding type II toxin-antitoxin system VapC family toxin: protein MGLTVLDAGLLIAVLDAGGPHHAQAREALTAARQRGDELVLPASAYAECLVSPSRRGPEAVATTDQFVDALPARVEPASRAIGAAAAGLRATHGRALRLPDALVVATALVLGADRIITTDAGWPILGIVVDVISPGQGSA from the coding sequence ATGGGACTGACCGTCCTTGACGCCGGGCTCCTGATCGCCGTCCTCGATGCCGGGGGCCCGCACCATGCCCAGGCACGGGAGGCCCTGACGGCGGCCCGGCAGCGCGGTGACGAGCTTGTGCTTCCAGCCTCGGCATACGCCGAATGCCTCGTCTCCCCATCCCGACGGGGTCCGGAGGCGGTCGCCACGACCGACCAGTTCGTCGATGCGCTGCCGGCTCGGGTCGAGCCAGCCTCGCGGGCGATCGGCGCCGCTGCCGCCGGCTTGCGGGCTACGCACGGGCGAGCGTTGCGCCTTCCCGATGCCCTCGTCGTCGCCACAGCGCTGGTGCTGGGGGCCGACAGGATCATCACCACGGACGCCGGATGGCCGATCCTCGGGATCGTCGTTGACGTGATCTCGCCCGGGCAAGGGTCAGCGTAG
- a CDS encoding DUF2321 domain-containing protein, which translates to MKERNEMPINPFQTGYDEGEACENGHRINGDVIGSPEDSSSFCPECGAATIRGCHQCGATLRGYMRGVVTGDWTLEAYCRDCGKPYHWTEASIQAAKDLLELEASLSSEDRELLATNLDAVTRDTPQTAVAAKRIKLVLAKVPGQAATAVRDIILGVATEAAKSAILGR; encoded by the coding sequence GTGAAAGAGAGAAACGAAATGCCGATCAACCCATTTCAGACTGGCTACGACGAAGGCGAAGCCTGCGAAAACGGGCACAGGATCAACGGTGATGTTATCGGCAGCCCCGAGGACTCGTCGTCGTTCTGCCCTGAATGCGGCGCTGCAACGATTCGTGGCTGCCACCAGTGCGGCGCGACACTTCGCGGGTATATGCGCGGCGTCGTGACGGGCGACTGGACGCTCGAGGCCTATTGCCGCGATTGCGGAAAGCCTTATCACTGGACCGAGGCCAGCATCCAAGCCGCAAAGGACCTGCTCGAACTCGAAGCGTCGCTCAGCTCCGAGGACCGCGAACTTCTGGCGACCAACCTGGACGCAGTCACCCGCGACACGCCGCAGACGGCGGTCGCCGCGAAGCGGATCAAGCTTGTCCTGGCCAAGGTGCCCGGCCAAGCCGCCACCGCCGTGCGGGACATCATCCTAGGCGTCGCCACCGAGGCCGCGAAGAGCGCGATCCTAGGTCGCTGA
- a CDS encoding recombinase family protein: protein MSLAGRPHDLRGLRAARWVRESSGRQLDKYGPIAQRAMQDRSIAELGLADTGLAWTVAKSGWSGPDSMREPPATTTPEFRSMLAAAERREYDVLVVGYTSRFIRDLALALHYRRIFHRAGVVIYLCDDRLLTSNDDDWERFVDKAKAAEVSSRDQSKNVRSGYAGKMARDNDPGGHPPFGFRRNEAKLIEPDAATVPAVRRIVERSAAGSTDRAVAAELGLSLYVVRGVLTSSLYIGRLRDGSPANWGPLVELATWNRARALRAARATTAGRPASPHRAYALSMLHCAACGDRLIGDTDYYRHQAVCADFAAATPDWPAGWHGRRDGKGYRRHLYEAVIAKVLERVSLGAETLTRVVGLVTAPPSAPDRLAVARIERERDAALARYRRDRDSGTLDRTMARLDAEEREARAVHQAAGVPADVAVRYLRELATTWRKAEGGPGRRMLAEALFERIDARGFREATLRLTDTAIAHGFAAVIPERLELTVGYGRGERTCPDQTGRRLR, encoded by the coding sequence ATGAGCCTTGCGGGGCGGCCGCACGACCTCCGTGGGCTCCGCGCCGCGCGCTGGGTCAGGGAGAGTTCCGGTCGCCAGCTCGACAAGTACGGCCCGATCGCCCAGCGCGCGATGCAGGACCGCTCGATCGCCGAGCTCGGTCTCGCTGATACGGGGCTCGCCTGGACCGTCGCGAAGAGTGGCTGGTCGGGTCCCGACTCGATGCGCGAGCCGCCCGCGACGACGACCCCCGAGTTCCGATCGATGCTCGCGGCGGCGGAGCGACGCGAGTACGACGTCCTCGTCGTCGGCTACACGAGTCGGTTCATCCGCGACCTCGCCTTGGCGCTCCACTACCGCCGGATCTTCCACCGCGCCGGCGTCGTCATCTATCTGTGCGACGACCGTCTCCTCACCTCGAACGACGACGACTGGGAACGCTTCGTCGACAAGGCCAAGGCGGCCGAGGTCTCGAGCCGGGACCAGAGCAAGAACGTCCGCTCCGGATATGCCGGGAAGATGGCCCGCGACAACGACCCGGGCGGTCATCCGCCGTTCGGCTTCCGGCGGAACGAGGCGAAGCTCATCGAGCCCGACGCCGCCACGGTCCCGGCGGTCCGGCGGATCGTCGAGCGCTCGGCCGCTGGCTCGACAGACCGGGCGGTGGCCGCGGAGCTCGGGCTCAGCCTCTACGTCGTCCGCGGGGTGCTCACCTCGAGCCTGTACATCGGTCGTCTCCGAGACGGGTCTCCCGCGAACTGGGGACCGCTCGTCGAGCTCGCGACGTGGAACCGGGCGCGGGCGCTGCGGGCGGCGCGGGCGACCACGGCCGGGCGTCCGGCCTCACCGCACCGCGCCTACGCCCTCTCGATGCTCCACTGCGCGGCCTGTGGCGACCGCCTCATCGGCGACACCGACTACTACCGCCATCAGGCCGTCTGTGCCGACTTCGCCGCCGCGACGCCGGACTGGCCCGCGGGCTGGCATGGTCGGCGCGACGGCAAGGGCTACCGGCGCCATCTGTACGAGGCGGTGATCGCCAAGGTCCTGGAGCGGGTGTCCCTGGGCGCCGAGACGCTCACCCGGGTGGTCGGGCTCGTGACGGCCCCACCGTCCGCACCCGACCGGCTCGCGGTCGCGCGCATCGAGCGGGAACGCGATGCGGCGCTGGCACGCTACCGGCGGGACCGCGACAGCGGCACCCTCGACCGGACGATGGCCCGCCTCGACGCCGAGGAGCGGGAGGCTCGCGCGGTTCATCAGGCAGCCGGTGTTCCCGCCGACGTGGCCGTCCGCTACCTCCGCGAGCTGGCCACCACGTGGCGGAAGGCTGAGGGAGGACCGGGACGACGGATGCTCGCGGAGGCGCTCTTCGAGCGGATCGACGCACGAGGCTTCCGGGAGGCGACGCTTCGGCTCACCGACACCGCGATCGCGCACGGCTTCGCGGCGGTCATCCCGGAGCGGCTCGAACTCACTGTTGGCTATGGTCGGGGCGAGAGGACTTGCCCCGACCAAACCGGGCGGCGCCTACGCTGA